The Gigantopelta aegis isolate Gae_Host chromosome 9, Gae_host_genome, whole genome shotgun sequence genomic sequence gagcaagaaatagcccaatggtctcacagacggggatcaatcTAAGACCAACCGCGCAGAATTTAAACTACCATTTGTGGAGCAATAAACAAGATCAATGATTCCACCACAGGGGCTGTATCCAACAATCCACTGCAGTTAAGGTGAGAGCTCTAATGAATGAACCACATCCTGCCCCACTGTTAAATTGTTACTGTTGATATCAATAATTTTATCACTTGTTACAACAGAGTAGGATCACAATAGCATAtggatatttgttttattggtaattttaattgGTTTTTCAATCTTTATTATCAAGAAAATTTGTGgttgaaaaataaaagaactgGGCTAACCCCATCTAGCTAACAAGCTTGTGTTGTTGTTCACTTACGAGTGTGGCACTGGAACCATAGGCTTTGGTAATCTTGGGATCTTAGTGGCCGTTTTGAAGATCATTGTGTCTCTCATTGGTAGTCTTTCTCTTGGTACAGAGTCCTTAGGTAGAGGactgaaataagaaaaaataccAAATAAGATTCAACTCTGTGCCTACATAAACTTAGTTATAGATATTaggaaaataataaaagataGTTTCTTTGAACTGTGTAAGGTAATTACAAGACACTCTGTCTAgagagtaaaaaaaagaaacccactgGTATAACAGGCTACTGTTTTTGCCTCTCAACAAGGGATATATTACTTCTATTtctccacagcctttgatattaaaACGAGTTGAACCAGAAGATAACAGTTTAGATGCACCAAGTTTGAATCTTAATGAATCAAATTTCAGCAAGTTTAGACTTTAATTCATAGTTCATCATGTGTGGATCTTAACAAATCAAGTTTCACCAAGTGTGGATCTTAATAAATCAAGTTTCACCAAGTGTGGATCTTAATAAATCAAGGTTCACAAAGTCTAGATCTTAATAAATCAAGTTTCACCAAGTGTGGATCTTAATAAATCAAGGTTCACCAAGTCTGGATCTTAATAAATCAAGGTTCACCAAGTCTAGATCTTAATAAATCAAGTTTCACCAAATTTGGatcttaataaatcaatattcacCAAGTTGGGATCTGAATAAATCAAGGTTCACCAAGTTGGGACCTTGATAAACCACAATATAAAAAACtaatttccttctttccttaaCTAAATTAAATCTCTTTGCTTGTCAAATTATAGTTGAGATTTCTTTTcagatttaaaattttaattcctACCACAACCCAAATGGCAATATCTGAAACGGCTCTTACATACAAGTTATGCATACTTATGCTTTAAACCATGGCCCCAGGCTTTGGGATATCCCTCACATTCCCAGTAGGTTGCTATATCTTTCTTGGGATGTGCTTTCAGCTCCTCTGGTTTGAATCTCCTATGAGTCTTATGTGTAGTTGTTATGTATGGGTCAAGATTCCTCAACAAGGCTTGGTCCTTCACATAGAATGGTTGACCTTGCAGTTTTGGATTTTGTGTTGTACCTCTTCCATactaagaaaacaaaagaaaacatcaaGAAAATAATATGCAGTATGCCAACTTAGAAGACCTTCAGTAAAGACCGTACTCCATTCATTTACGTTCAAGATCGAGCCAGTCTATCTGTAATCAAACGTTAGTCACCCTGCATTCAGAAGTCTCAGATGATGTTTCACTCCACCAAACAAATAATTAAGTCATTAACATATCAGTAGCTGATAAAAGCTTTGTGCATTCAGAATGATTGTTCACAACAAAATACATCTGAACCTGAACTTGTGAAACATTAAACTCAAGACCCAACAAAGTCTATTTGTATGGGCAAGACTTTATAAAATCCTTGAGTCTAGATtttaacgttttataagcacagacaCTGGACACAAAACAGTAGTAGAGTGGCAATAAGGTCTCTAATGATATTACACACAtccaatttgtatggtgttgccacGTTGttagtctcagactctattactTACACTATGTCAATTTTGTGTAACGAGCAATAATTTTCAGAAACTAAGTCTAACCTTTGATGGTCCTTCTTTGTGGTGGTCTTGCAAAATGAACGACTGAGGCCCAGCTATATCCTCAAATGCATATTTGTCTGGTAATCCTTTACGAGCACAAAACTGGTCCTGGTGTTCGGTTTTCTGGTTCCCCATAGTCAGTGGTTTTCTCCAGCCACCTTGACCAAGCTGTTATAAGAAAACTGTATATGTGAGCTAGAGCAAatgcaatgaaaaaaaaagaaagaaagaagtgttttatttaacgacgcactcaacacattttatttacggttatatggcgtcagacatatggttcaggaccacacagattttgagaggaaacccgctgtcgccactacatgggctactcttccgattggcagtaagggatcttttatttgtgcttctcacaggcag encodes the following:
- the LOC121380963 gene encoding uncharacterized protein LOC121380963, translating into MSFKEVNSEQRQDWNQTSTGVGHHYRPGYYFPDSEFKTLIHQPLPPGLAKGNEIIKDQAYDTTYGDYYDSKHKGSLYDFPLHKKAPGHWKVNYVKDVAEKLGQGGWRKPLTMGNQKTEHQDQFCARKGLPDKYAFEDIAGPQSFILQDHHKEGPSKYGRGTTQNPKLQGQPFYVKDQALLRNLDPYITTTHKTHRRFKPEELKAHPKKDIATYWECEGYPKAWGHGLKHNPLPKDSVPRERLPMRDTMIFKTATKIPRLPKPMVPVPHSGLKTLHQDSFVRPSDVRMKENYYCAVDTPFTLPKPGSKSIMTAPKMYNTEYQNVGSGKTITV